In Microbacterium sp. zg-Y818, the genomic window CCCCAAGATCCTTCTGCTCGACGAGCCGCTGTCGAACCTCGACGCCAAGCTGCGGGTGCAGCTGCGCGAGCAGCTGAAGCAGCTGCAGAGCGAGGTCGGCGTCACGACGGTCTACGTCACGCACGACCAGGAGGAGGCGCTGACCCTCAGCGACCGCATCGCGGTGCTGGATGCCGGTGAGCTGCAGCAGGTCGGCACCCCCGAGGAGATCTACGACCGCAGCGCCACCTCGTTCGTCTGCCGGTTCATCGGGGAGAGCAATCGCCTCACCCCCGCCGTGCTGCGGCGACTGCGCGAAAGCGCTGCCGCGAGCGACGCGGCATCCGATCTGCCCGTTCTCGACGAGAACGCCGAGAGCTACGTGCGCCCCGAGAAGGTCGCCGTCGCGGTGGGGGCTCCGGCGTGGGGGGCCACCGATGGCGTCCTGCCCGTGGACGGCACCGTCGAAGGGCGCACGTACCACGGCAGCCACAGCGTCTACACCGTCGCGGTCGACGACGCGAAGCTGCGCGTGAGTGTGCCCGGCTCCGCCGCTGCGAAGCGGTGGGAGCCGGGGACGCAGGTCACCCTCGGCATCGATCCGCGCTGGGTCCTGCAGTACCCGGGAGCCTGACATGGCCTTCACCGCTCCCCCGCCGCCGGAGGCGGACGAGCTTCCGGCCGCGGCTGCCCCGGTGCCGCCGGTTCGCGCCGGCCGGCGAGGCCGGCGCGGCTCCGGCCAGGCGCGCGCCATGGTGCGCTCGCCCCTCGTGTGGGTCACCGGCGTGGCCGTGCTGTGGTTCGCCGCGGCGTTCCTGGTGCTTCCCAACCTGTCGCTGCTGGGGACGACCTTCTTCCCCGAGGGGCAGTTCAGTGTGCGCGCGGTGGAGAAGCTGCTCGGCAGCGAGCGGGCGATGCGCACGCTCGGCAACAGCTTTCTGCTGGCGGTGACGCTGTCGAT contains:
- a CDS encoding ABC transporter ATP-binding protein translates to MIRFDDVDVSFGDHRAVRGLNLEIREGEFFTLLGPSGCGKTTALRSLAGFIQPTAGRIVIGDRDVTNVPSEKRGVGMVFQNYALFPSMNVRDNIAFGLAVRKAPKAEQRRLVDEIADRTGLASAQLDKNVSELSGGQQQRVAIARALVLTPKILLLDEPLSNLDAKLRVQLREQLKQLQSEVGVTTVYVTHDQEEALTLSDRIAVLDAGELQQVGTPEEIYDRSATSFVCRFIGESNRLTPAVLRRLRESAAASDAASDLPVLDENAESYVRPEKVAVAVGAPAWGATDGVLPVDGTVEGRTYHGSHSVYTVAVDDAKLRVSVPGSAAAKRWEPGTQVTLGIDPRWVLQYPGA